One Echeneis naucrates chromosome 1, fEcheNa1.1, whole genome shotgun sequence DNA segment encodes these proteins:
- the keap1b gene encoding kelch-like ECH-associated protein 1B, which produces MTECLTECKALVTPSTRNGHRVFSYTLESHTAAAFAIMNELRLERQLCDVTLRVRYKDLEAVDFVAHKVVLASSSPVFRAMFTNGLKECGMELVPIEGIHPRVMDRLIEFAYTASISVGEKCVIHVMNGAVMYQIDSVVKACCDFLVQQLDPSNAIGIASFAEQIGCTELHQKAREYIYMNFSQVATQEEFFNLSHCQLVTLISRDELNVRCESEVFQACVAWVRYDRENRRPYVQALLQAVRCHSLTPNFLQAQLQSLEWDPQCKDYLAQIFQDLTLHKPTKVNSCRTPKVPQLIYTAGGYFRQSLSYLEAYNPCTESWLRLADLQVPRSGLAACVISGLFYAVGGRNNAPDGNMDSNALDCYNPMNNCWLPCAPMSVPRNRIGVGVIDGMIYAVGGSHGCIHHNSVERYDPERDQWQLVAPMLTQRIGVGVAVINRLLYAVGGFDGANRLSSCESYNPERDEWRTMAPMNTVRSGAGVCSLGNNIFVMGGYDGTNQLNTVERYDVETDTWSFAASMRHRRSALGVTALHGRIYVLGGYDGNTFLDSVECYDPENDTWSEVTHMTSGRSGVGVAVTMEPCQKELPPCQNSERDSDAASPSYQSANSSFCSHHNQRHSGPFSKGT; this is translated from the exons ATGACAGAGTGTCTGACAGAATGCAAAGCGCTGGTGACTCCATCCACGCGCAACGGCCACCGCGTCTTCAGCTACACGCTCGAGAGCCACACAGCAGCTGCCTTCGCCATCATGAACGAGCTGCGCCTGGAGCGTCAGCTGTGCGATGTCACGCTGCGCGTGCGCTACAAAGACCTGGAGGCAGTGGATTTTGTGGCTCATAAGGTTGTGCTCGCCTCCTCGTCCCCAGTGTTCAGGGCCATGTTCACTAATGGGCTGAAGGAATGTGGTATGGAGTTGGTGCCCATCGAAGGGATTCACCCCAGG GTTATGGACAGGCTGATAGAGTTTGCATACACAGCCAGCATCTCTGTGGGTGAGAAGTGTGTGATCCATGTGATGAACGGTGCTGTCATGTACCAGATAGACAGCGTGGTCAAGGCCTGTTGTGACTTTTTGGTCCAGCAGCTTGATCCAAGCAACGCCATCGGCATTGCTAGCTTTGCTGAGCAGATTGGGTGCACTGAGCTCCACCAGAAGGCCCGAGAGTACATCTACATGAACTTCAGCCAG GTAGCAACCCAGGAAGAGTTCTTCAACTTGTCTCACTGTCAACTGGTCACCCTCATCAGCCGTGATGAACTCAATGTGCGCTGCGAGTCAGAAGTCTTCCAGGCATGTGTGGCCTGGGTGCGCTACGACCGGGAGAACCGGCGGCCGTATGTCCAGGCCTTACTCCAGGCTGTCCGTTGCCATTCCCTTACCCCCAACTTCCTGCAGGCCCAACTCCAGTCTCTGGAGTGGGATCCGCAGTGCAAAGACTACCTGGCCCAGATCTTCCAAGACCTCACCCTTCACAAGCCCACCAAAGTAAATTCTTGCCGGACTCCCAAGGTTCCCCAGCTCATCTACACGGCAGGGGGTTATTTCCGTCAGTCTCTCAGCTACCTGGAGGCTTATAATCCCTGTACAGAAAGCTGGCTAAGGCTAGCTGACCTCCAGGTACCACGCAGTGGCTTGGCAGCCTGTGTAATCAGTGGGCTGTTCTATGCTGTTGGTGGAAGAAACAATGCACCTGATGGCAACATGGACTCCAATGCATTGGACTGCTACAATCCTATGAACAACTGCTGGCTGCCGTGTGCACCAATGAGTGTGCCAAGGAACCGAATTGGAGTTGGTGTCATCGATGGCATGATATATGCTGTTGGTGGATCACATGGGTGCATTCATCATAATAGTGTTGAAAG GTATGACCCAGAAAGGGACCAGTGGCAGCTGGTAGCCCCCATGTTGACACAGCGTATCGGTGTGGGCGTGGCGGTTATCAACCGCCTGCTTTATGCTGTGGGGGGGTTCGATGGGGCCAACCGGCTCAGCTCATGTGAGAGCTACAACCCAGAGAGGGACGAGTGGAGAACCATGGCTCCCATGAACACGGTTCGTTCCGGAGCTG GGGTCTGTTCACTGggaaataacatttttgtgATGGGCGGTTACGATGGTACCAACCAGTTGAACACAGTGGAGCGCTATGATGTGGAAACTGACACCTGGAGCTTTGCTGCCTCCATGAGGCACCGGCGCAGTGCTCTGGGCGTTACTGCATTACACGGACGCATCTATGTACTGG GAGGTTACGATGGCAACACTTTCCTGGACAGCGTGGAGTGTTATGACCCAGAGAACGACACCTGGTCGGAGGTGACACACATGACATCAGGACGGAGTGGTGTGGGTGTGGCCGTTACCATGGAGCCCTGCCAGAAAGAACTGCCTCCCTGTCAAAACTCTGAAAGGGACAGCGACGCAGCATCCCCGTCTTATCAATCAGCCAACTCCAGTTTTTGTTCACACCACAATCAGAGGCACAGTGGGCCTTTCAGCAAAGGCACCTGA
- the s1pr5b gene encoding sphingosine 1-phosphate receptor 5b produces MESSSSAQIGTSSSTSIFPTYTTPSTPGYLQFFWEYQDNSVIVEHYNFTGKLQKDRYREGLKPEGIAFLVVCLLIVLENAVVLIAIWRNNKFHLPMYYLLGNLTLSDLLAGITYMANIIMSGPKTLKLTPLLWFLREGGVFITLAASVISLLAIAIERHVTMVTMRPYHGAKRGRMMALIGASWAMACFLGVLPILGWNCIHRLDQCSTVLPLYAKSYILCCVSVFSAVLLAIVVLYARVFRIVRTNTQRQRLGLSGSMRKGLARKSQKYIALLKTVTIVLGVFIACWLPLFLLLLLDFFCPARSCQLLYKADYFLGVAMVNSLLNPIIYTLTSKDMRRAILRLLCQPCLMTRDGQVKNIGMPFLECSFSKTEVASQKLEGGVETTVSSGNVVTTLSPIKALYPKLFIKS; encoded by the coding sequence ATGGAGTCTTCAAGTTCTGCCCAGATAGGGACATCGTCCTCTACCTCCATATTCCCCACTTACACTACGCCCTCCACTCCTGGGTACCTGCAGTTCTTCTGGGAATACCAGGACAATTCTGTCATTGTGGAACATTACAACTTCACCGGCAAGCTACAGAAAGACCGTTACCGTGAGGGACTCAAACCTGAGGGCATTGCATTCCTGGTGGTGTGTCTCCTCATCGTCCTGGAGAATGCTGTGGTTCTCATCGCTATTTGGAGGAACAATAAGTTCCACCTGCCCATGTATTATTTGCTGGGCAACCTGACTCTTTCTGACCTGCTGGCTGGGATTACTTACATGGCCAACATTATCATGTCCGGACCTAAAACATTGAAACTGACGCCGTTGTTGTGGTTCCTAAGGGAGGGAGGGGTCTTCATCACTTTGGCTGCTTCTGTCATTAGTCTGCTGGCCATCGCAATTGAACGCCATGTTACAATGGTAACCATGAGGCCATACCATGGGGCAAAGAGGGGGCGGATGATGGCCCTGATTGGTGCTAGTTGGGCCATGGCATGCTTTTTGGGCGTCCTACCAATTCTGGGATGGAACTGCATCCACAGACTGGACCAGTGTTCAACGGTGCTCCCACTTTATGCCAAGAGCTACATCCTCTGCTGTGTATCGGTGTTTAGCGCGGTGCTCCTGGCCATCGTGGTCCTTTATGCCAGAGTTTTCCGTATTGTCCGAACCAATACGCAGCGCCAGAGGCTGGGACTGTCGGGGAGCATGCGAAAAGGGCTAGCAAGGAAGTCGCAGAAGTACATTGCCCTTTTGAAGACAGTCACCATTGTGCTGGGCGTTTTCATTGCCTGTTGGCtgcccctcttcctcctcctcctcctggattTTTTCTGCCCAGCTCGCAGCTGCCAACTGCTCTATAAGGCAGACTACTTCCTGGGAGTAGCCATGGTCAACTCACTTCTGAACCCCATTATCTACACTCTCACTAGTAAAGACATGAGGAGAGCCATTTTGAGGCTGCTGTGCCAGCCGTGTCTGATGACCAGAGATGGACAAGTAAAGAATATTGGGATGCCATTCCTGGAGTGTAGTTTCAGTAAGACTGAGGTGGCATCCCAGAAGTTAGAGGGGGGAGTGGAGACGACCGTCTCCTCTGGAAATGTTGTCACCACCCTGTCACCAATTAAAGCTCTTTACCCCAAACTCTTTATCAAGTCATAA